From Cellulosimicrobium cellulans, the proteins below share one genomic window:
- a CDS encoding Bax inhibitor-1/YccA family protein: MSNPVFNNSAVFGEPKNQRGGAATQAGPAYGSPPPQGQGPAYGTPPQQGAQWGAYGAQTADAASLDAMYNAPSATTADTKRLTYDDVIMKTGGLLALLVVVGAGSWMVTPQMPALWIVGAVVGLVLGLVNSFKRNPSPALIVLYTLAQGLFLGGISRFYETAWNGVVPSAVVATVATFAAALFLFKSGRVRVTPKFMRWLLIAMVGYLVFSLVNVVLIMTGVLGGWGLYSGWGIIASLLGVGLAAASLIVDFDSIKRGVEGGVPAKFAWSAAFGLLVTLIWLYLEFLRLFAILQSSD; the protein is encoded by the coding sequence ATGAGCAACCCCGTCTTCAACAACAGCGCGGTCTTCGGCGAGCCGAAGAACCAGCGCGGTGGGGCGGCCACGCAGGCCGGGCCCGCCTACGGGAGCCCGCCGCCGCAGGGGCAGGGCCCCGCGTACGGTACGCCGCCCCAGCAGGGGGCGCAGTGGGGCGCGTACGGCGCCCAGACCGCCGACGCCGCGTCGCTCGACGCGATGTACAACGCGCCGTCGGCGACGACCGCCGACACGAAGCGACTGACCTACGACGACGTCATCATGAAGACGGGCGGCCTGCTCGCCCTCCTCGTGGTCGTCGGCGCGGGCTCGTGGATGGTCACGCCGCAGATGCCGGCGCTGTGGATCGTCGGCGCCGTCGTCGGTCTCGTGCTCGGCCTGGTGAACTCGTTCAAGCGCAACCCGAGCCCCGCGCTCATCGTGCTGTACACGCTCGCGCAGGGCCTGTTCCTCGGCGGCATCAGCCGCTTCTACGAGACGGCGTGGAACGGCGTCGTGCCGTCGGCCGTCGTGGCCACGGTCGCGACGTTCGCCGCCGCGCTGTTCCTGTTCAAGTCCGGCCGCGTGCGCGTCACGCCGAAGTTCATGCGCTGGCTGCTCATCGCGATGGTCGGCTACCTGGTCTTCTCGCTGGTGAACGTCGTCCTCATCATGACGGGCGTCCTGGGCGGCTGGGGCCTGTACAGCGGCTGGGGCATCATCGCCAGCCTCCTCGGGGTCGGCCTGGCCGCCGCGTCGCTCATCGTCGACTTCGACTCGATCAAGCGCGGTGTCGAGGGCGGCGTCCCCGCCAAGTTCGCGTGGTCGGCGGCGTTCGGCCTGCTCGTCACGCTGATCTGGCTCTACCTCGAGTTCCTGCGCCTCTTCGCGATCCTGCAGAGCAGCGACTGA
- a CDS encoding sensor histidine kinase — MTTRPTTPPTPDEQPARPASAVARPDAAAPSAPAPLPMRAAPEPFTELDARRLGPVRRYFARHPVVMDWVVVAIFVVPGVLYSLFAEQPHGSSPLSLVFFVLGGALLYWRRRRPVAVALGLTALGVLAIAVTGDTAGFEVAAMFAVYAVAASRPSRIAWPVLAIVVLALSAATLLWYDVITTADGEVLRQSVEPGRATVDRIVGILVTTVLCLIALAIGTNVRARRQHVSDLVERANSIARDRDQQAQLAAAAERTRIAREMHDVVAHSLTVMVALADGAKASGAKNPELAGHALDELTATGRAALADMRRVLGVLREPGGEQTVPLAPAHETPELEEIVERFRTAGLPVRLVRSGPQPTPGPALRQTAHRIVQESLTNVLRYAPLSPLVLVEVSRRAEPGADWLELRVVNQAGRRPGEGASADERGLPPSVAEQHPPGVPIGTGRGIIGMRERAAVYGGTVSAGPSGTGWEVRASLRLDLDPGRETGGRDDGREHP, encoded by the coding sequence GTGACCACCCGGCCCACCACCCCGCCGACGCCGGACGAGCAGCCCGCTCGTCCGGCGTCGGCCGTGGCGCGCCCGGACGCCGCCGCTCCGAGCGCACCCGCGCCCCTGCCGATGCGGGCCGCGCCCGAGCCGTTCACCGAGCTCGACGCCCGGCGCCTCGGCCCGGTGCGCCGGTACTTCGCCCGGCACCCCGTCGTCATGGACTGGGTCGTCGTCGCGATCTTCGTCGTGCCGGGCGTCCTCTACTCGCTCTTCGCGGAGCAGCCCCACGGCTCCTCGCCGCTGTCGCTCGTGTTCTTCGTCCTCGGCGGGGCTCTCCTGTACTGGCGCCGGCGGCGACCCGTCGCGGTCGCGCTCGGGCTCACCGCCCTCGGCGTCCTCGCGATCGCGGTCACCGGCGACACCGCCGGGTTCGAGGTCGCGGCCATGTTCGCGGTGTACGCCGTCGCGGCCTCGCGGCCGTCGCGCATCGCGTGGCCGGTCCTCGCCATCGTCGTCCTGGCCCTGTCCGCCGCGACGCTCCTCTGGTACGACGTCATCACCACCGCCGACGGCGAGGTCCTGCGCCAGAGCGTCGAGCCCGGTCGCGCGACCGTCGACCGCATCGTCGGCATCCTCGTCACGACCGTCCTGTGCCTGATCGCCCTCGCGATCGGCACCAACGTGCGCGCCCGCCGTCAGCACGTCTCCGACCTCGTCGAGCGGGCCAACTCCATCGCGCGCGACCGCGACCAGCAGGCACAGCTCGCCGCCGCCGCCGAGCGCACGCGCATCGCCCGCGAGATGCACGACGTCGTCGCGCACTCCCTGACCGTCATGGTCGCCCTCGCGGACGGTGCCAAGGCCTCGGGCGCGAAGAACCCCGAGCTCGCGGGTCACGCCCTCGACGAGCTCACGGCGACCGGGAGGGCCGCGCTCGCCGACATGCGCCGCGTGCTCGGCGTCCTCCGCGAGCCCGGCGGCGAGCAGACGGTGCCGCTCGCGCCCGCGCACGAGACGCCCGAGCTCGAGGAGATCGTCGAGCGCTTCCGCACCGCGGGCCTGCCCGTGCGCCTCGTCCGCTCCGGCCCCCAGCCGACGCCCGGGCCCGCGCTGCGCCAGACCGCGCACCGGATCGTCCAGGAGTCCCTGACGAACGTGCTGCGGTACGCCCCCCTGTCCCCCCTCGTGCTCGTCGAGGTCTCCCGCCGCGCCGAGCCCGGAGCGGACTGGCTCGAGCTGCGGGTCGTCAACCAGGCCGGCCGCCGTCCCGGCGAGGGCGCGAGCGCCGACGAGCGCGGGCTCCCGCCGTCCGTCGCGGAGCAGCACCCGCCCGGCGTCCCGATCGGGACCGGCCGCGGGATCATCGGGATGCGCGAGAGGGCGGCCGTGTACGGCGGTACGGTGTCGGCGGGGCCGAGCGGCACCGGCTGGGAGGTGCGGGCGAGCCTGCGCCTCGACCTCGACCCCGGCCGGGAGACCGGCGGACGCGACGACGGACGGGAACACCCATGA
- a CDS encoding ABC transporter ATP-binding protein: protein MIEARGLTKRYGPKTAVDGISFTVRPGTVTGFLGPNGAGKSTTMRMIMGLDRPTAGTVTVNGRPYAQHRSPLTEVGALLDAKAVHTGRTAYNHLLAMAATHGIPTKRVDEVIDMTGLQSVAKKRVGGFSLGMGQRLGIASALLGDPKTLILDEPVNGLDPEGVLWVRNLAKYLASEGRTVFLSSHLMSEVALTADHIIVIGKGRIIADAPVSDIVNGAQQRTVRVRTPHATQLAEILTSDGATVTSDEPSLLVVTGADAPGIGELAAAKGFVLHELTPVTSTLEDAYMALTADSVEYQTESAQIHIGHGAAGAPADAPVPTDSLEGAQR, encoded by the coding sequence ATGATCGAAGCACGCGGCCTGACCAAGCGGTACGGGCCCAAGACCGCGGTGGACGGCATCTCGTTCACCGTGCGTCCCGGGACCGTCACCGGCTTCCTCGGCCCCAACGGCGCCGGCAAGTCCACGACCATGCGCATGATCATGGGTCTGGACCGCCCGACCGCGGGGACCGTCACCGTCAACGGGCGCCCGTACGCGCAGCACCGCTCCCCCCTCACCGAGGTGGGCGCGCTGCTCGACGCGAAGGCCGTCCACACCGGGCGCACCGCCTACAACCACCTCCTCGCGATGGCCGCGACGCACGGCATCCCGACCAAGCGCGTCGACGAGGTCATCGACATGACCGGCCTGCAGTCGGTCGCGAAGAAGCGCGTCGGCGGCTTCTCGCTCGGCATGGGCCAGCGCCTGGGCATCGCGTCCGCGCTGCTCGGCGACCCCAAGACGCTCATCCTCGACGAGCCCGTCAACGGCCTCGACCCCGAGGGCGTCCTGTGGGTGCGCAACCTCGCCAAGTACCTCGCGTCCGAGGGCCGCACGGTCTTCCTGTCGAGCCACCTCATGAGCGAGGTCGCGCTCACGGCCGACCACATCATCGTCATCGGCAAGGGCCGCATCATTGCGGACGCCCCGGTGAGCGACATCGTCAACGGCGCCCAGCAGCGCACGGTCCGCGTCCGCACCCCGCACGCGACGCAGCTCGCCGAGATCCTCACGAGCGACGGCGCGACCGTCACGAGCGACGAGCCGAGCCTGCTGGTCGTCACCGGCGCGGACGCGCCCGGGATCGGCGAGCTCGCCGCCGCGAAGGGCTTCGTCCTGCACGAGCTCACGCCCGTCACGTCGACGCTCGAGGACGCCTACATGGCCCTCACGGCCGACTCGGTCGAGTACCAGACCGAGTCCGCGCAGATCCACATCGGCCACGGCGCGGCGGGAGCGCCCGCGGACGCGCCGGTCCCCACCGACTCCCTCGAAGGAGCGCAGCGATGA
- a CDS encoding DUF5701 family protein, with protein sequence MPETTAAAPHPTAPGTTLPDLPDVVAQAERLVALGVHEIAGLTPGALRDAAADLAATAPAGALLVVDPRLAPPSALASLLRLPARDGEKEGFVVVDMTDVDRFAPIEGVEVPDGPLYVVAGPDRGDDLANWSPDEALPELTARGRTPMLLHEGIHWALQAPSVLTRNHCYMTIGSRLRKPDGRLDARTPALWVSNGTGRDGRERRGAPKVGWCWAGNRHTWLGFASTTTRLPA encoded by the coding sequence GTGCCCGAGACGACCGCCGCCGCCCCGCACCCGACCGCCCCCGGGACGACGCTCCCCGACCTGCCCGACGTCGTCGCCCAGGCCGAGCGCCTCGTCGCGCTCGGCGTCCACGAGATCGCCGGCCTGACGCCCGGCGCGCTCCGCGACGCCGCGGCCGACCTCGCCGCCACCGCACCCGCCGGTGCTCTGCTCGTCGTCGACCCCCGGCTCGCGCCGCCCTCTGCCCTGGCGTCCCTGCTGCGGCTCCCGGCACGCGACGGCGAGAAGGAGGGCTTCGTCGTCGTCGACATGACGGACGTCGACCGGTTCGCGCCGATCGAGGGCGTCGAGGTCCCCGACGGCCCGCTCTACGTCGTCGCGGGTCCGGACCGCGGCGACGACCTGGCGAACTGGTCGCCGGACGAGGCGCTGCCCGAGCTCACGGCCCGCGGCCGCACGCCGATGCTGCTGCACGAGGGCATCCACTGGGCGCTCCAGGCCCCGAGCGTGCTCACGCGCAACCACTGCTACATGACGATCGGCTCGCGCCTGCGCAAGCCCGACGGCCGCCTCGACGCCCGCACCCCGGCGCTGTGGGTCTCGAACGGCACGGGCCGCGACGGGCGCGAGCGCCGCGGCGCCCCGAAGGTCGGCTGGTGCTGGGCCGGCAACCGCCACACGTGGCTCGGCTTCGCCTCGACGACGACCCGCCTCCCCGCCTGA
- a CDS encoding ABC transporter permease subunit produces the protein MSATTLAPGATSPTASRTTPYRLTFGHVLRSEWIKFRSLRSTWWTLGITIAVMVGFSLMFAAVVSSMDSAGVSAEEAGMGASDGVGVMVITVGYSFAQLAVAVLGALTVTGEYSTGMIRSTLSAVPRRTPALAAKMIVVGVVTAVSTVVAVGLSYLVTYPILSGKDMTVDFSSADDQRALIGVVLYLTAVALFSVAIGVLLRSSAGAIFTLVAVFFVLSMVLNIVMGVTGADWVQTLMNSLPASAGEQVVLGGGMSSPDAIGPWPGFAVLAGWTAALTAAAAVVLKRRDA, from the coding sequence ATGAGCGCCACCACCCTCGCCCCCGGCGCCACCAGCCCGACGGCGTCCCGCACGACCCCCTACCGCCTCACGTTCGGCCACGTGCTGCGCTCGGAGTGGATCAAGTTCCGCTCGCTGCGCTCCACGTGGTGGACGCTCGGCATCACCATCGCGGTCATGGTGGGCTTCTCGCTCATGTTCGCCGCCGTCGTGTCGTCGATGGACTCGGCGGGCGTCTCGGCCGAGGAGGCCGGGATGGGGGCTTCCGACGGCGTCGGCGTCATGGTCATCACGGTCGGCTACTCGTTCGCCCAGCTCGCCGTCGCGGTGCTCGGCGCGCTCACCGTCACGGGCGAGTACTCCACCGGCATGATCCGCTCCACGCTCTCCGCCGTCCCGCGCCGCACGCCCGCGCTCGCCGCGAAGATGATCGTCGTCGGCGTCGTGACGGCCGTCTCGACCGTCGTCGCCGTCGGGCTGTCCTACCTCGTGACCTACCCGATCCTGTCGGGCAAGGACATGACGGTCGACTTCTCGTCCGCGGACGACCAGCGCGCCCTGATCGGCGTCGTGCTGTACCTCACGGCGGTCGCGCTGTTCTCCGTCGCGATCGGCGTCCTGCTCCGCAGCTCCGCGGGCGCGATCTTCACGCTCGTCGCCGTGTTCTTCGTCCTGTCGATGGTCCTCAACATCGTCATGGGCGTCACGGGGGCGGACTGGGTCCAGACGCTCATGAACTCGCTGCCCGCGTCCGCGGGCGAGCAGGTCGTGCTCGGTGGCGGGATGTCGTCCCCCGACGCCATCGGCCCGTGGCCCGGCTTCGCGGTGCTCGCCGGCTGGACCGCGGCACTCACCGCCGCCGCGGCGGTCGTGCTCAAGCGCCGGGACGCGTGA
- a CDS encoding response regulator yields the protein MTDSAAPTRVLLVDDQALLRMGFRMILAAEDDIEVVGEAGDGETGVAQAAALRPDVVLMDVRMPGTNGIEATERIVAAQPESRVIILTTFDLDEYAFAALRAGASGFLLKDAKPGELVGAIRAVASGDAAVSPRITRRMLEMFSGQLPQDGTVAPAPSQTGLHDPRLAELTARELEVFEALGEGLTNAEIAERFVLSEATVKTHVGRVLGKLGLRDRVQAVVLAYETGVARPS from the coding sequence ATGACGGACAGCGCGGCACCGACCCGGGTGCTGCTCGTCGACGACCAGGCCCTGCTGCGCATGGGCTTCCGCATGATCCTCGCCGCCGAGGACGACATCGAGGTCGTCGGCGAGGCCGGGGACGGCGAGACCGGGGTCGCGCAGGCCGCCGCGCTGCGGCCCGACGTCGTGCTCATGGACGTCCGCATGCCCGGCACCAACGGCATCGAGGCGACCGAGCGCATCGTCGCCGCCCAGCCCGAGTCGCGGGTGATCATCCTCACCACGTTCGACCTCGACGAGTACGCGTTCGCCGCGCTGCGCGCCGGCGCGAGCGGGTTCCTGCTCAAGGACGCCAAGCCGGGCGAGCTCGTCGGGGCGATCCGCGCCGTCGCGAGCGGAGATGCCGCGGTGTCGCCACGCATCACACGCCGCATGCTCGAGATGTTCTCCGGACAGCTCCCCCAGGACGGCACCGTCGCCCCCGCCCCGAGCCAGACCGGCCTGCACGACCCCCGTCTCGCCGAGCTCACGGCGCGCGAGCTCGAGGTGTTCGAGGCACTCGGCGAGGGGCTGACGAACGCCGAGATCGCCGAGCGCTTCGTCCTGTCCGAGGCGACCGTCAAGACCCACGTCGGCCGCGTCCTCGGCAAGCTCGGCCTCCGCGACCGCGTCCAGGCCGTCGTCCTGGCCTACGAGACGGGCGTCGCCCGCCCCTCCTGA